One region of Megalopta genalis isolate 19385.01 chromosome 15, iyMegGena1_principal, whole genome shotgun sequence genomic DNA includes:
- the vret gene encoding vreteno: MAYSGILAENSPVSNSTSTEFTLHVNNLPEELSEHGFLEIFNHYGKVIGHFYRPNAVWGYITYGNSYEAQNAIKDLNNVLPLRLKVSLTRGRSNEVNFAKAPVSNNEKYSFNQENRCTDTLLTPRTGSGKPMDIFKKIEPNVGLPNYTADSDLLYNYPTDPFTYNPYENTEPYANTNALWTRGHLCITQNGKRHVSLGRGYTKYEIPDPNPEILNHISKVYEKRTSGLYEFGNDSLECEIGKCRKCSKITKFICEGCPGFFYCSRNCQEIDWPQHKIECQSIPALVTMTNSTKTLQIQIGQTHTRNLSSFQLPLRRPKQLPTTTDLTKHHSNNEDMIKTSTSTNNNVKEDLRQSNAKSTDQCKRSQNEEESIPTEQIINEVKNDKNTIQSINMEKYANNSFKKSQDSLPYSDKKVNHKRSENSDNNGKKRQNFNVNDIINMEAEIAFPKNMFLSKSKFTEVKIILNEGREYWVQKLEDVAKMGELMINLQSVAEKAQQKAKAVVGKLYAVKYENIWHRALVKSLDPLTVHYIDFGNDEVVKTIDLRLIPEFENVQRYATKIRISEKAYEKHKDLGYGSQLYVKLISFDANRVIDVEVQGENDETAIRNSVSEVQTSALEARSLRSVKSPTFSKIDTNKKGATTFTKPQNVVNIASVGELGFLEIHAELSNSVYSITLLLNDLSPDFEKLLSELPATCEEKVENFDHRPQVGELICGQRLDGDWLRGYVLSLDKPLKMAIIDEARVMEITKTMPCPDGFLSICSFGVTCKIMDTKHKLTTGEHYDLKVLARRNKNEVKIEIGISDQEKIMAIVKPWMPMPEQVGLRYATLKNKSEVCLSAYRSHVHMYARPLDTASKNYYNHIMQSAAKCAQTASSLNEPPVVGQMVLANYIDNNYYRAIVTRLQGNEITIVYYDFGNIEIVTIKKLMILSDELKQLPSCTAKIILKDVPQDIPMTKEISNYLNQLVGKEEPMICTFEGIPLKDGVHLHLNGKSINKIISEMLVPIWNKIGEEDTTCYMLNDIEVAPLGKVGDITEACVLHSHDDDYTYSMCPLDYDLMSHIFDTMSNMMTEYCKKSKYYIPRENELCLALYDDIWCRAACVDRSKTPTASLVFFIDNGNFATVDHENLRLMPIDFITPKALANTCFITNLDPINFKNSAEAILIRRRIKKLIVPNRSYRIEIIGYDEKDGSYKVDMLDIRSQLIEEGLIPE, encoded by the exons ATGGCTTATTCTGGCATTTTAGCAGAAAATTCTCCGGTATCTAATAG TACTAGTACAGAATTCACACTACACGTGAACAATTTGCCGGAAGAATTGAGTGAG CATGGATTTTTGGAAATCTTTAATCACTATGGAAAAGTCATTGGACACTTTTATCGACCAAATGCCGTCTGGGGTTATATTACATATGGCAATTCTTATGAAGCACAAAATGCCATTAAAGATTTAAATAACGTACTGCCTCTGCGTCTGAAAGTTTCACTCACTAGAGGCAGGTCTAATGAAGTTAACTTTGCAAAAGCACCTGTTTCCAATAACGAAAAATATAGTTTCAACCAAGAAAATAGATGTACGGACACACTTTT aacaccaagaacaggcTCAGGGAAACCCATGGACATATTCAAAAAAATAGAACCAAATGTGGGATTACCAAATTATACAGCAGATAgtgatttattatataattatcctACTGATCCATTCACATATAATCCATATGAAAATACAGAACCTTATGCAAATACGAACGCGTTATGGACAAG AGGTCATTTGTGCATTACACAAAATGGTAAAAGACATGTGTCCCTTGGACGCGGTTATACAAAGTATGAAATTCCAGATCCAAATCCTGAAATTCTGAATCATATCAGCAAGGTGTATGAAAAACGAACCTCA GGATTGTATGAATTTGGTAATGATAGCTTAGAATGTGAAATTGGAAAATGTAGAAAATGTTCGAAAATAACAAAGTTTATTTGTGAGGGATGTCCTGGTTTTTTTTATTGCAGTAGAAACTGCCAAGAAATTGATTGGCCACAACATAAAATAGAATGTCAATCTATTCC agcTTTGGTGACAATGACGAATTCGACAAAAACGTTACAAATTCAAATTGGACAAACTCATACTAGAAATTTGTCTTCTTTTCAATTGCCCCTGCGTCGACCAAAGCAGTTACCAACTACTACAGATCTGACAAAACATCATAGTAACAACGAAGACATGATCAAAACATCTACAAGCACTAATAACAATGTTAAAGAAGATTTGAGACAATCAAATGCTAAGAGTACTGATCAATGCAAAAGATCTCAGAACGAAGAAGAAAGTATTCCCACAGAACAAATAATAAATGAggtaaaaaatgataaaaataccATCCAGAGTATTAACATGGAAAAATACGCGAACAATTCGTTTAAAAAGTCACAGGATTCTCTTCCATATTCCGATAAAAAAGTAAATCATAAAAGATCTGAAAATTCCGATAATAACGGTAAAAAGAGACAAAATTTTAATGTtaacgatataattaatatggaAGCAGAAATTGCTTTTCCGAAGAATATGTTTTTATCAAAGTCAAAGTTTACAGaggtaaaaataattttaaatgaaGGTCGTGAATATTGGGTTCAAAAATTAGAAGATGTTGCCAAAATGGGTGAATTAATGATCAATTTACAATCTGTGGCAGAGAAAGCACAGCAGAAAGCGAAAGCAGTTGTTGGAAAGCTATATGCAGTAAAATATGAAAACATATGGCATAGAGCATTGGTAAAGTCATTAGATCCTTTAACTGTGCATTATATAGATTTTGGTAATGATGAAGTCGTAAAAACGATCGACCTCCGCTTAATTCCTGAATTTGAAAATGTTCAGAGATACGCTACAAAAATTCGTATTTCTGAGAAAGCATATGAAAAGCATAAAGATCTTGGTTACGGAAGTCAACTGTATGTAAAATTGATATCCTTTGATGCCAATCGAGTGATCGACGTGGAAGTTCAAGGAGAGAATGATGAAACAGCAATTCGAAATTCAGTATCAGAAGTTCAGACTTCAGCATTGGAAGCACGGAGCTTGAGATCTGTTAAAAGTCCGACTTTTTCGAAAATTGATACTAATAAAAAAGGGGCAACTACTTTTACAAAACCACAAAACGTAGTAAATATTGCATCTGTTGGAGAATTAGGTTTTCTTGAGATACACGCAGAATTGAGCAATTCTGTTTATagcattacattattattaaatgaTTTATCGCCTGATTTTGAAAAGCTTTTAAGTGAATTGCCTGCAACATGTGAAGAAAAAGTGGAGAATTTCGATCACAG ACCTCAGGTAGGGGAATTGATATGTGGTCAGAGGCTCGACGGAGATTGGCTCAGAGGATATGTTTTATCACTGGACAAACCTTTAAAAATGGCTATAATAGATGAAGCTAGGGTGATGGAAATTACAAAAACTATGCCATGTCCTGATGGCTTTTTGagtatttgttcttttggtGTTACATGTAAAATAATGGACACCAAACATAAGTTGACA aCAGGTGAGCATTACGATCTTAAAGTATTGGCGCGTAGAAATAAAAACGAAGTCAAAATAGAAATTGGAATCAGTGATCAGGAAAAAATTATGGCTATTGTGAAGCCATGGATGCCGATGCCTGAACAAGTAGGACTGCGATACGCtacattaaaaaataaatctgAG GTATGCCTATCTGCTTATCGAAGTCATGTTCATATGTATGCTCGACCTCTAGATACCGCGAGCAAAAATTACTACAATCATATTATGCAAAGTGCTGCTAAATGTGCACAAACAG CTTCGTCGTTAAACGAACCACCAGTTGTTGGACAAATGGTATTAGCAAATTATATAGATAACAATTATTATCGCGCAATTGTTACTAGACTGCAGGGAAACGAAATTACGATTGTGTattatgatttcggtaatatagAAATCGTCACTATAAAAAAACTCATGATCCTAAGTGATGAATTAAAACAG CTACCATCTTGTACGGCCAAGATTATTTTGAAAGATGTACCACAAGATATCCCTATGACCAAAGAAATAAGCAATTACCTTAATCAATTAGTAGGAAAAGAAGAACCTATGATTTGCACCTTTGAAGGTATACCGTTGAAAGATGGTGTTCATCTTCATCTTAACGGaaaaagtattaataaaatcATAAGTGAAATGCTAGTACCAATATGGAATAAAATTGGCGAGGAAG ATACAACGTGTTATATGTTAAATGACATAGAGGTTGCTCCCCTAGGAAAAGTAGGTGACATCACAGAGGCGTGTGTATTACATTCTCATGATGATGATTACACTTATTCGATGTGTCCATTAGATTATGATTTAATGAGTCATATATTTGACACTATGTCTAACATG ATGACTGAATATTGCAAAAAATCCAAGTATTATATTCCTCGTGAGAACGAACTTTGTTTAGCTCTCTATGATGACATCTGGTGTCGTGCTGCTTGTGTTGATCGTTCTAAAACACCGACAGCGAGTCTCGTTTTTTTCATTGATAATGGAAATTTCGCAACAGTTGATCATGAGAATTTACGACTTATGCCGATAGATTTTATAACTCCTAAAGCACTTGCAAACACTTGCTTCATTACAA ATTTAGATCCTATCAACTTTAAGAATTCAGCTGAAGCAATATTAATACGCAggagaattaaaaaattgattgtGCCCAATCGTAGCTACAGAATAGAAATCATTGGATACGACGAAAAGGACGGAAGTTACAAGGTGGACATGTTAGATATTCGATCTCAATTAATTGAAGAGGGTCTGATAccagaataa
- the LOC117229342 gene encoding oxysterol-binding protein-related protein 11 → MMNVQIRHPYEGLLHKYTNAMKGWQYRWFILSPETGELHYFLSESEKNQRPRCSIYLAGAVIAPSDEDSNTFTVNSATGDMIKLRATDARARQEWVDKLRAVTEMYTRAIASSHPPLPPREHSTNTNRNPVAKLEVLDAFANCQEQLSKVEKHNHALAQTIETSSLNLDPDLLVLKATAYTTLHTLSQCLNILYQ, encoded by the exons ATGATGAACGTTCAAATAAGGCACCCTTATGAGGGTTTATTACACAAGTATACTAATGCCATGAAAGGCTGGCAATATCGTTGGTTTATCCTTAGTCCCGAAACTGGCGAACTACATTATTTTCTTAGTGAATCTGAAAAGAATCAAAGACCAAGATGCTCAATATATTTAGCGGGGGCAGTAATTGCACCAAGTGATGAAGATTCCAATACATTCACTGTCAATTCTGCTACAG gTGACATGATTAAGTTGAGAGCTACTGATGCCCGTGCTCGTCAAGAGTGGGTAGATAAATTACGTGCTGTCACAGAAATGTATACCAGAGCAATAGCCAGCAGTCATCCTCCCCTGCCTCCTAGAGAACACTCAACAAATACCAATAGGAACCCAGTAGCTAAGTTAGAAGTTTTAGATGCTTTTGCTAATTGTCAGGAACAATTGAGCAAAGTAGAGAAACATAATCATGCGTTGGCACAAACTATTGAAACTTCAAGCTTAAACCTGGACCCTGACCTACTAGTTCTTAAAGCCACAGCATATACCACATTACACACATTAAGTCAatgtttaaatatattatatcagTAG
- the LOC117229338 gene encoding uncharacterized protein LOC117229338 isoform X1, with protein sequence MSITPTPELLTEAAGVKIFMTPLLEEGFLSNVASITGKICVTLQNIKEAKSCGFHLTKSKWDPYPWVSCVETGSLADTGGLRAGDCLVSIEGKDLIGLKIKEVATLIHEHEKQNINLFIWRYINEEEKEAGAGVAIKGPLPDVANKLANAVSGVVKALECPICLESSMPPVSQCVHGHIICVGCRPRTSRCPVCRVRLGQGRCLLADKLHKVFRDVFEIKDNSRDNIEYQGWTLQDRLFGKSNKKITPLDKSKNNGAILKARRLLLSKLFFGGVEKAASADNLATVSSEVSNMNETLKNNLKFEDCLRLSDRTKSASTGELSKETMKNVINESLQTVGNDRISRVTSRISSTASLMCSMSQKGSMDSVSCIQIACPFERQSGCKDIITPDLVLEHLIGVHEVPHIHFYSTPVQIPLPLPFGINAVYILHYAGELFFLQYEQEAVWISCATGGTNSWEWILHGQGENSTEIKVRRNVVSLEIPMTVLSQHIAPLPNSLSLRILDIQLKECSSHEQLEV encoded by the exons ATGTCTATTACACCTACTCCAGAACTGTTGACCGAAGCAGCAGGTGTTAAAATCTTTATGACACCTTTACTAGAGGAAGGATTTCTATCGAATGTAGCTTCGATTACGGGAAAAATTTGTGTAACGTTGCAAAACATTAaggaagcgaaatcttgtggaTTTCATCTGACAAAATCAAAATGGGATCCTTATCCCTGGGTAAGCTGCGTCGAAACGGGAAGTCTTGCGGATACAGGCGGTCTTAG AGCTGGTGATTGTTTAGTGAGCATCGAAGGGAAGGATTTAATAggattaaaaataaaagaagttGCAACATTGATTCAcgagcatgagaaacaaaatataaatctaTTTATCTGGAGATATAttaatgaagaagaaaaagaagcagGAGCAGGAGTAGCTATAAAAGGACCATTGCCTGATGTAGCAAATAAACTTGCAAATGCGGTTTCTGGAGtt GTGAAGGCTCTAGAATGCCCAATTTGTTTGGAGAGTTCCATGCCCCCAGTATCTCAATGTGTTCACGGACACATCATTTGTGTAGGATGCAGACCAAGAACGTCTCGTTGTCCAGTTTGCCGAGTTAGATTAGGTCAAGGCAGATGCTTGCTCGCAGATAAACTCCACAAGGTATTTCGAGATGTTTTTGAAATAAAGGACAATTCACGCGATAATATAGAATACCAAGGTTGGACTCTCCAAGATCGTCTTTTTGGCAAAAGTAACAAGAAGATTACGCCACTAGACAAATCAAAAAATAATGGCGCGATTCTGAAGGCGCGTCGTTTACTATTATCTAAACTATTTTTTGGCGGAGTGGAGAAAGCTGCTTCGGCAGATAATCTAGCAACAGTTTCCAGTGAAGTATCTAATATGAACGAAACATTAAAGAACAACTTAAAGTTTGAGGATTGTTTAAGATTATCTGACCGTACGAAGTCTGCTAGCACTGGAGAATTGTCAAAAGAAACAATGAAAAATGTTATCAATGAATCTTTACAAACTGTTGGTAATGATAGAATATCGAGGGTTACTAGCAGAATTTCAAGCACTGCCAGTTTAATGTGCAGCATGTCTCAGAAAGGTTCAATGGATTCTGTATCTTGTATACAAATAGCATGTCCTTTTGAAAGACAAAGTGGTTGTAAAGATATTATTACTCCTGACTTAGTGTTGGAACACTTGATTGGAGTTCATGAAGTTCCACACATTCATTTCTATTCTACTCCTGTACAGATTCCGTTGCCACTTCCATTTGGTATTAACGCtgtttatatattacattatgctGGAGAACTTTTCTTCCTGCAG TACGAACAGGAAGCTGTCTGGATTTCGTGTGCGACGGGAGGAACAAATTCATGGGAATGGATTTTGCATGGTCAAGGAGAAAACAGTACTGAAATAAAGGTGCGAAGAAATGTAGTCAGCCTCGAAATTCCCATGACTGTACTGTCTCAACATATAGCACCATTGCCGAACTCATTGTCATTGCGAATATTGGATATTCAGTTGAAAGAATGTAGTTCCCACGAACAGTTAGAGGTATAA
- the LOC117229338 gene encoding uncharacterized protein LOC117229338 isoform X2: protein MSITPTPELLTEAAGVKIFMTPLLEEGFLSNVASITGKICVTLQNIKEAKSCGFHLTKSKWDPYPWVSCVETGSLADTGGLRAGDCLVSIEGKDLIGLKIKEVATLIHEHEKQNINLFIWRYINEEEKEAGAGVAIKGPLPDVANKLANAVSGVVKALECPICLESSMPPVSQCVHGHIICVGCRPRTSRCPVCRVRLGQGRCLLADKLHKVFRDVFEIKDNSRDNIEYQGWTLQDRLFGKSNKKITPLDKSKNNGAILKARRLLLSKLFFGGVEKAASADNLATVSSEVSNMNETLKNNLKFEDCLRLSDRTKSASTGELSKETMKNVINESLQTVGNDRISRVTSRISSTASLMCSMSQKGSMDSVSCIQIACPFERQSGCKDIITPDLVLEHLIGVHEVPHIHFYSTPVQIPLPLPFGINAVYILHYAGELFFLQEAVWISCATGGTNSWEWILHGQGENSTEIKVRRNVVSLEIPMTVLSQHIAPLPNSLSLRILDIQLKECSSHEQLEV, encoded by the exons ATGTCTATTACACCTACTCCAGAACTGTTGACCGAAGCAGCAGGTGTTAAAATCTTTATGACACCTTTACTAGAGGAAGGATTTCTATCGAATGTAGCTTCGATTACGGGAAAAATTTGTGTAACGTTGCAAAACATTAaggaagcgaaatcttgtggaTTTCATCTGACAAAATCAAAATGGGATCCTTATCCCTGGGTAAGCTGCGTCGAAACGGGAAGTCTTGCGGATACAGGCGGTCTTAG AGCTGGTGATTGTTTAGTGAGCATCGAAGGGAAGGATTTAATAggattaaaaataaaagaagttGCAACATTGATTCAcgagcatgagaaacaaaatataaatctaTTTATCTGGAGATATAttaatgaagaagaaaaagaagcagGAGCAGGAGTAGCTATAAAAGGACCATTGCCTGATGTAGCAAATAAACTTGCAAATGCGGTTTCTGGAGtt GTGAAGGCTCTAGAATGCCCAATTTGTTTGGAGAGTTCCATGCCCCCAGTATCTCAATGTGTTCACGGACACATCATTTGTGTAGGATGCAGACCAAGAACGTCTCGTTGTCCAGTTTGCCGAGTTAGATTAGGTCAAGGCAGATGCTTGCTCGCAGATAAACTCCACAAGGTATTTCGAGATGTTTTTGAAATAAAGGACAATTCACGCGATAATATAGAATACCAAGGTTGGACTCTCCAAGATCGTCTTTTTGGCAAAAGTAACAAGAAGATTACGCCACTAGACAAATCAAAAAATAATGGCGCGATTCTGAAGGCGCGTCGTTTACTATTATCTAAACTATTTTTTGGCGGAGTGGAGAAAGCTGCTTCGGCAGATAATCTAGCAACAGTTTCCAGTGAAGTATCTAATATGAACGAAACATTAAAGAACAACTTAAAGTTTGAGGATTGTTTAAGATTATCTGACCGTACGAAGTCTGCTAGCACTGGAGAATTGTCAAAAGAAACAATGAAAAATGTTATCAATGAATCTTTACAAACTGTTGGTAATGATAGAATATCGAGGGTTACTAGCAGAATTTCAAGCACTGCCAGTTTAATGTGCAGCATGTCTCAGAAAGGTTCAATGGATTCTGTATCTTGTATACAAATAGCATGTCCTTTTGAAAGACAAAGTGGTTGTAAAGATATTATTACTCCTGACTTAGTGTTGGAACACTTGATTGGAGTTCATGAAGTTCCACACATTCATTTCTATTCTACTCCTGTACAGATTCCGTTGCCACTTCCATTTGGTATTAACGCtgtttatatattacattatgctGGAGAACTTTTCTTCCTGCAG GAAGCTGTCTGGATTTCGTGTGCGACGGGAGGAACAAATTCATGGGAATGGATTTTGCATGGTCAAGGAGAAAACAGTACTGAAATAAAGGTGCGAAGAAATGTAGTCAGCCTCGAAATTCCCATGACTGTACTGTCTCAACATATAGCACCATTGCCGAACTCATTGTCATTGCGAATATTGGATATTCAGTTGAAAGAATGTAGTTCCCACGAACAGTTAGAGGTATAA
- the p53 gene encoding p53 isoform X2 — MTMHFQNYREKWNMIEESIEEKFEADQKYDVTNLTQQYVEGKVMKNEDSPEYYPSSEATTPVREEFPGCYNFQFSLANQESTKHRIYSQSLRKVFINMDETLPLRFKWDPPDDGLYLRTTMVFSLDQYASDPVRRCHNHMALNNTNNRDYDPRVIKHVVRCLDHSSMYEERNEHLSVLTPLRTPQPGSQYVLMNFKFLCKNSCPSGMNRRPTDLIFTLEDHKRTVLGRRILPVRVCSCPKRDKMKEESEITDTQPEAKKRKHCLPVSKKLMPSCDTHVFNVQLNIIGKENYLAVLKYAYDIMAGQASRTGQYEFFKPYMDDILRKTP; from the exons ATGACGATGCATTTTCAGAATTACAGAGAGAAAT GGAACATGATTGAAGAGAGCATCGAAGAAAAATTTGAGGCCGATCAAAAATACGATGTAACAAATTTAACTCAACAATACGTTGAAGGAAAAGTAATGAAAAATGAAGATTCTCCCGAATATTATCCATCATCAGAAGCCACAACTCCAGTAAGGGAAGAATTTCCAGGATGTTACAATTTTCAGTTTTCATTAGCTAATCAAGAATCTACCAAACATCGAATT TACTCTCAGTCATTGAGAAAAGTATTCATTAATATGGATGAAACATTACCATTACGTTTTAAATGGGATCCACCTGATGATGGTTTATATTTGCGCACTACCATGGTTTTCAGCTTGGATCAATATGCGAGTGATCCGGTCAGACGGTGCCACAACCATATGGCATTAAATAATACAAACAATCGAGATTATGATCCAAGAGTTATAAAAcatgttgttcgttgtttggaTCATTCAAGCATGTATGAAGAAAGAAATGAGCACTTATCTGTATTGACACCCCTTCGTACACCTCAACCAGGATCTCAGTATGTACTAAtgaattttaaatttttatgTAAGAACAGTTGCCCATCTGGCATGAATCGTAGACCAACAGATTTAATTTTTACTTTGGAAGATCATAAAAGAACAGTATTGGGTAGACGCATACTTCCTGTTAGAGTCTGTAGTTGTCCAAAGAGAGACAAAATGAAGGAAGAATCAGAGATAACAGACACACAACCTGAAGCTAAGAAAAGGAAACATTGTTTACCTGTTTCTAAAAAACTTATGccatcatgtgatacgcatgtcTTTAATGTTCAGCTAAACATTATTggaaaagaaaattatttagctgtatTAAAATATGCGTACGATATAATGGCTGGTCAGGCTTCGCGAACGGGTCAATACGAATTTTTTAAACCATATATGGACGATATATTGCGCAAAACTCCATAA
- the p53 gene encoding p53 isoform X3, protein MIEESIEEKFEADQKYDVTNLTQQYVEGKVMKNEDSPEYYPSSEATTPVREEFPGCYNFQFSLANQESTKHRIYSQSLRKVFINMDETLPLRFKWDPPDDGLYLRTTMVFSLDQYASDPVRRCHNHMALNNTNNRDYDPRVIKHVVRCLDHSSMYEERNEHLSVLTPLRTPQPGSQYVLMNFKFLCKNSCPSGMNRRPTDLIFTLEDHKRTVLGRRILPVRVCSCPKRDKMKEESEITDTQPEAKKRKHCLPVSKKLMPSCDTHVFNVQLNIIGKENYLAVLKYAYDIMAGQASRTGQYEFFKPYMDDILRKTP, encoded by the exons ATGATTGAAGAGAGCATCGAAGAAAAATTTGAGGCCGATCAAAAATACGATGTAACAAATTTAACTCAACAATACGTTGAAGGAAAAGTAATGAAAAATGAAGATTCTCCCGAATATTATCCATCATCAGAAGCCACAACTCCAGTAAGGGAAGAATTTCCAGGATGTTACAATTTTCAGTTTTCATTAGCTAATCAAGAATCTACCAAACATCGAATT TACTCTCAGTCATTGAGAAAAGTATTCATTAATATGGATGAAACATTACCATTACGTTTTAAATGGGATCCACCTGATGATGGTTTATATTTGCGCACTACCATGGTTTTCAGCTTGGATCAATATGCGAGTGATCCGGTCAGACGGTGCCACAACCATATGGCATTAAATAATACAAACAATCGAGATTATGATCCAAGAGTTATAAAAcatgttgttcgttgtttggaTCATTCAAGCATGTATGAAGAAAGAAATGAGCACTTATCTGTATTGACACCCCTTCGTACACCTCAACCAGGATCTCAGTATGTACTAAtgaattttaaatttttatgTAAGAACAGTTGCCCATCTGGCATGAATCGTAGACCAACAGATTTAATTTTTACTTTGGAAGATCATAAAAGAACAGTATTGGGTAGACGCATACTTCCTGTTAGAGTCTGTAGTTGTCCAAAGAGAGACAAAATGAAGGAAGAATCAGAGATAACAGACACACAACCTGAAGCTAAGAAAAGGAAACATTGTTTACCTGTTTCTAAAAAACTTATGccatcatgtgatacgcatgtcTTTAATGTTCAGCTAAACATTATTggaaaagaaaattatttagctgtatTAAAATATGCGTACGATATAATGGCTGGTCAGGCTTCGCGAACGGGTCAATACGAATTTTTTAAACCATATATGGACGATATATTGCGCAAAACTCCATAA
- the p53 gene encoding p53 isoform X1 yields the protein MTNTNGFSDSQESALLDDDAFSELQREIGSNTLPLLTGNMIEESIEEKFEADQKYDVTNLTQQYVEGKVMKNEDSPEYYPSSEATTPVREEFPGCYNFQFSLANQESTKHRIYSQSLRKVFINMDETLPLRFKWDPPDDGLYLRTTMVFSLDQYASDPVRRCHNHMALNNTNNRDYDPRVIKHVVRCLDHSSMYEERNEHLSVLTPLRTPQPGSQYVLMNFKFLCKNSCPSGMNRRPTDLIFTLEDHKRTVLGRRILPVRVCSCPKRDKMKEESEITDTQPEAKKRKHCLPVSKKLMPSCDTHVFNVQLNIIGKENYLAVLKYAYDIMAGQASRTGQYEFFKPYMDDILRKTP from the exons aTGACTAACACAAACGGATTTTCAGACTCGCAAGAGTCAGCATTACTAGATGACGATGCATTTTCAGAATTACAGAGAGAAAT cggaaGCAATACTTTGCCATTATTAACAGGGAACATGATTGAAGAGAGCATCGAAGAAAAATTTGAGGCCGATCAAAAATACGATGTAACAAATTTAACTCAACAATACGTTGAAGGAAAAGTAATGAAAAATGAAGATTCTCCCGAATATTATCCATCATCAGAAGCCACAACTCCAGTAAGGGAAGAATTTCCAGGATGTTACAATTTTCAGTTTTCATTAGCTAATCAAGAATCTACCAAACATCGAATT TACTCTCAGTCATTGAGAAAAGTATTCATTAATATGGATGAAACATTACCATTACGTTTTAAATGGGATCCACCTGATGATGGTTTATATTTGCGCACTACCATGGTTTTCAGCTTGGATCAATATGCGAGTGATCCGGTCAGACGGTGCCACAACCATATGGCATTAAATAATACAAACAATCGAGATTATGATCCAAGAGTTATAAAAcatgttgttcgttgtttggaTCATTCAAGCATGTATGAAGAAAGAAATGAGCACTTATCTGTATTGACACCCCTTCGTACACCTCAACCAGGATCTCAGTATGTACTAAtgaattttaaatttttatgTAAGAACAGTTGCCCATCTGGCATGAATCGTAGACCAACAGATTTAATTTTTACTTTGGAAGATCATAAAAGAACAGTATTGGGTAGACGCATACTTCCTGTTAGAGTCTGTAGTTGTCCAAAGAGAGACAAAATGAAGGAAGAATCAGAGATAACAGACACACAACCTGAAGCTAAGAAAAGGAAACATTGTTTACCTGTTTCTAAAAAACTTATGccatcatgtgatacgcatgtcTTTAATGTTCAGCTAAACATTATTggaaaagaaaattatttagctgtatTAAAATATGCGTACGATATAATGGCTGGTCAGGCTTCGCGAACGGGTCAATACGAATTTTTTAAACCATATATGGACGATATATTGCGCAAAACTCCATAA